The uncultured Fibrobacter sp. genome contains the following window.
GAACAGGGTAAAGTCCTTGCCCATACCGACGTTGGTGCCCTTGTGGAAGTGAGAACCGCGCTGACGAACGATGATGTTGCCAGCCTTGACGGTTTCGCCCGCGTACTTCTTGACACCAAGATACTTGGCGTTACTGTCGCGGCCGTTACGTACTGAACCTTGACCTTTCTTATGTGCCATGGATTAAGCCTCCTTAGCCTTGCGGAGAGAGTTCTTCTTGACCTTGGCCGGCTTGGCGATGCCCTGAGCGATCTTTTCCTT
Protein-coding sequences here:
- the rpmA gene encoding 50S ribosomal protein L27; its protein translation is MAHKKGQGSVRNGRDSNAKYLGVKKYAGETVKAGNIIVRQRGSHFHKGTNVGMGKDFTLFSLVDGKVKFERLDAKRQKVSVYPDEAN